Within the Thiohalobacter sp. IOR34 genome, the region ATCGCCTGCGGCAACGTCCGCCTCAGGCCTTCTCCGCCGTCTCCGGGATCTCGATCAGCAAGGCATCCTCACCCAGCCGCACCCGCACGTGGCCGCCATTGGCCAGACGCCCGAACAGCAACTCCTCGGCCAGTTGTTTCTTGATGTGCTCCTGCACCACCCGGGCCATCGGCCGGGCGCCCATCTTCGGGTCGTAGCCCTTCTCCGCCAGCCACAGCCGCGCCTCGTCGTCGACCTCCAGCGAGACCCCCTTCTCGTGTAGCTGGGCCTCCAGCTCGAAGATGAACTTGTTCACCACCTGGGCCACCACGGTCGGGTCCAGCTGGCGGAACTGGATCACCGCATCCAGCCGGTTGCGGAACTCCGGCGTGAACAGGCGACGGATCGCCTCCATGCCGTCCGGGGCATGATCCTGCGGGGTGAAGCCGATCGAGGGCCGGTCCATCTCCGAGGCGCCGGCGTTGGTGGTCATGATCAGGATCACGTTGCGGAAGTCGGCCTTGCGACCGTTGTTGTCGGTCAGGGTACCGTGGTCCATCACCTGCAGCAGCAGGTTGAAGACCTCGGGATGGGCCTTCTCGATCTCGTCCAGCAGCACCACGGCATGCGGATGCTTGAGCACCTCGTCGGTCAGCAGCCCGCCCTGGTCGAAGCCGACATAGCCGGGCGGCGCACCGATCAGCCGCGACACCGTGTGCCGCTCCATGTATTCGGACATGTCGAAGCGGATCAGTTCGATGCCGAGCTGCAGCGCCAGCTGGCGGGTGACCTCGGTCTTGCCGACACCGGTCGGTCCGGCAAACAGGAAGGATCCGATCGGCTTCTGCGCGTTGCCCAGCCCGGAACGCGACATCTTGATCGCCGCCACCAGTGAATCGATGGCCTCGTCCTGGCCATAGATGACCATCTTCAGGTCGCGGTCCAGCTGGCGCAGCTTGTCCTTGTCGTTGCTGGACACACTCTTCGGCGGAATGCGGGCGATCTTGGAGACGATACGCTCGATATCACCGGCGCCGATGGTCCTGCGGCGGCGTGAAGGCGGCAGCAGGCGCTGACTGGCACCGGCCTCGTCGATGACGTCGATCGCCTTGTCCGGCAGATGGCGGTCGTTGATGTAGCGCTCCGACAGCTCGGCGGCAAGGCGCAGCGCCTTGCTGGAATACCTGACGTCGTGGTGTTCCTCGAATGCCGACTTCAGGCCCTTGAGGATCTGCACCGTCTCCTCCACCGTCGGCTCGCGCACGTCGATCTTCTGGAAACGCCGCGCCAGGGCACGGTCCTTCTCGAAGATGCCACGGTACTCCTGGTAGGTGGTGGAACCGATGCACTTGAGTTCCCCGGAGGCGAGCATCGGCTTGATCAGGTTGGAGGCGTCCATCACCCCGCCCGAGGCGGCACCGGCGCCGATGATGGTGTGGATCTCGTCGATGAACAGGATCGCCCCCGGCTCCTTCTTCAACTGGGCGAGCACCGCCTTGAGCCGCTTCTCGAAGTCGCCACGGTACTTGGTGCCGGCCACCAGGGCGCCGAGATCCAGGGAATAGATGACTCCGTCGGCCAGCACCTCCGGTACCTCGCCATCGACGATCATCCGTGCCAGGCCCTCGGCCAGGGCAGTCTTGCCGACCCCGGCCTCGCCGACGAACAGCGGGTTGTTCTTGCGCCGCCGGCAGAGGATCTGCACGGTGCGTTCGATCTCCTCGCGGCGGCCGATCAGCGGGTCGATCTTGCCCTGCCGGGCCTGCTCGTTGAGATTGGTGGCGAACTGTTCCAGCGGGCTGGCCTTGCCGCCGCTGTCGCCGGACTCGCCCTCCTCCGTGGCGGAGGGCATCTCGTCAGGCTGTTCCTCAGAGATCTTGGAGATGCCGTGGGAGATGTAGTTGACCACGTCGAGGCGGGTCACCGACTGCTTGTTGAGAAAATAGACGGCCTGGGATTCCTGCTCGCTGAAGATCGCCACCAGCACGTTGGCACCGGTCACCTCCTTCTTGCCGGAGGACTGCACATGGAATACGGCACGCTGCAGGACACGCTGGAAACCGAGCGTCGGCTGGGTGTCGCGGCTGTCGTCCAGGGGCAGCAGGGGGGTGGTCTCGTCGAGGAAGTTCTGCAACTCCTGCTTCAGCACCTGGAGATCGGCGCCGCAGGCACGCAGCACCTCGGCCGCGGCAGGGTTGTCGAGCAGCGCCAGCAGCAGGTGCTCGACGGTCATGAATTCGTGACGCTTGTCGCGCGCCTCCTTGAAGGCGAGATTGAGGGTGAATTCAAGATCCTTGCTCAACATGACCGGTTACCTCTTTGCTGCTGTCAGGCTTCCTCCATGGTGCATAACAGCGGGTGCTGATGTTCGCGGGAATAGTCGTTGACCTGGGCCACCTTGGTCTCGGCTATCTCGCGCGTATAGACACCGCACACCCCCTTGCCGCGGGTGTGCACATGGAGCATGACCTGGGTCGCCTGCTCGCGGTTCATGCGGAAGAACCGTTCCAGTATTTCTACCACGAATTCCATCGGCGTGTAGTCGTCGTTGAGCAGGACCACCTTGTACAGCGGCGGCGGCTTGAGTCTGGGTTTGGCCTCCTCGACGGCGAGACCATCATCGCGGTGATGTTCGATACGTTCCTGCCCCATGTCACGATTCTAACCGATTCCAGGGGGCTTGTGCCGCCGCAGCGGGCTGCGGGACCGCCCATTTCCACAGCCGATCGCGGGTAAAGGCAATATTAACCCGGCAAGGGTTTACATTATATTCAGCGCCTTGGATTCGTGTCGGATCAAGGCGCGGTGCGCAGGCAAGGGCCATTCCCTTGGCAAGCGCCGCAACACCGAGCCGGCGCGACTCCAAAGCGCCCAAGCTCTTGAAGAGTAAACAAGGTTGGGCCACAGCCAGCGCTCCCACAGCTGCGTTGGCCAGACTGGCCGCAGAATGACTGCGGCGGCGCCTGTCCGCCTTGCTGTGGGAACGCTGGCTGTGGCTGAATGCAATGTAAACCCTTGCCGGGTTAATAAATACTTGACTAATTTCCTCTGCTGGATAACAGTTTGCCAGGAGCGGCAACCGCGAGGGGGTGCCGCGCAGTCACTGCCCGAGACGGCCACGCCGGTCATATACAAAACGCGGCGGGAAGGGCGGTATGCAGGAAGGGAAAGCGGACTCCAAGATCCGTTCGTATAATGGAGGTTATCCGAAGATGCCGATCGGTACAGTCAAGTGGTTCAGCAATGCAAAGGGTTATGGCTTCATCGAGCCGGAGGGCGGTGGTGAAGACGTCTTCGCCCATTTCTCGGCCATCGAGGCAGAGGGCTACCGGACCCTGAAGGAAGGTCAGAAGGTCAGCTACGAGGTCAACCAGGGTCCCAAGGGGCTGCAAGCCAGCAGCATCCGTACGGAAGACGGCCCACCCGCCTGAACCAACGAGGCCCCTGGCGCGGCCTGCGCCAGGGGCCCCTCTCACCGCAACTGTCGACGCGGCTTCGCTACATGTTGGCGATCACGGCGTCGCCGTAGGCCGAACAGCTCAGCTCGGTGGCGCCGTCCAGCGCCCGCGCCAGATCGAAGGTCACCTGCTTGGAAGCGATGGCCCCCGCCACGCCCTTGACCACCCGGTCGGCTGCCTCCTGCCAGTCGATGTGGCGCAGCAGCATCTCGGCCGAAAGAATCAGCGAGCTGGGATTGGCCAGGTCCTTGCCGGCGACGTCAGGGGCCGTGCCGTGGGTGGCCTCGAACAGGCCGACCTTATCGGACAGATTGGCGCCCGGGGAGATGCCGATGCCGCCGACCTGGGCCGCCGCCGCATCGGAGATGTAGTCGCCGTTCAGGTTGAGGGTGGCGATCACGTCGCAATCCTCGGGATCGAGCAGGATCTTCTGCAGGAAGGCATCGGCGATGACGTCCTTGACCACGATCTCCCGGCCCGTCTTGGGGTTGCCGAAACTGAGCCAGGGTCCACCGTCCTTTTCGGTCGCGCCGAACTCGCGCCGCGCCAGATCGTAGCCCCAGTTCTTGAAGGCCCCCTCGGTGAACTTCATGATGTTGCCCTTGTGCACCAGGGTCACCGAGTCGCGATCCTGGTCGATGGCATACTGCAGGGCCTTGCGCACCAGCCGCTCGGTACCTTCCTGCGAAACCGGCTTGACACCAATCCCCGAGGTCTCCGGAAAACGGATCTTCTCGACGCCCATCTCCTCCTGCAGGAAGCGGATGACGCGCTGCGCCTCGGCGCTGCCGGCCGGCCACTCGATGCCGGCATAGATGTCCTCCGAGTTCTCGCGGAAGATCACCATGTCGGTCTTCTCCGGCTCGCGCAGCGGACTCGGCGTGCCGTCGTAATAACGCACCGGGCGCAGGCAGACGTAGAGGTCGAGCTGCTGGCGCAGCGCCACGTTGAGGGAGCGGATGCCTCCGCCGACCGGCGTGGTCAGCGGCCCCTTGATGGCCACCGCGTAGTCACGGATCGCCTCCACCGTCTCCTCCGGCAGCCAGGTGTTCTCGCCATAGACCCGGTTGGCCTTCTCCCCGGCGAAGATCTCCATCCAGGCGATCCGCCGTTGGCCACCATAGGCCTTCTCCACCGCGGCATCGATCACCTTGAGCATCACCGGGGTGATGTCGACGCCGATGCCGTCGCCCTCGATGTAGGCCACGATGGGCCGATCCGGCACCTTGAGTGAATTGTCGTCGTTGACCGTAATGCGCTCGCCGTCGGCGGGAATGGAGATGTGTTGATAGGCCATGGATCGGACACCTTTCTCTGGCTTGAAACAGCGGGCGATTCT harbors:
- the clpA gene encoding ATP-dependent Clp protease ATP-binding subunit ClpA, with translation MLSKDLEFTLNLAFKEARDKRHEFMTVEHLLLALLDNPAAAEVLRACGADLQVLKQELQNFLDETTPLLPLDDSRDTQPTLGFQRVLQRAVFHVQSSGKKEVTGANVLVAIFSEQESQAVYFLNKQSVTRLDVVNYISHGISKISEEQPDEMPSATEEGESGDSGGKASPLEQFATNLNEQARQGKIDPLIGRREEIERTVQILCRRRKNNPLFVGEAGVGKTALAEGLARMIVDGEVPEVLADGVIYSLDLGALVAGTKYRGDFEKRLKAVLAQLKKEPGAILFIDEIHTIIGAGAASGGVMDASNLIKPMLASGELKCIGSTTYQEYRGIFEKDRALARRFQKIDVREPTVEETVQILKGLKSAFEEHHDVRYSSKALRLAAELSERYINDRHLPDKAIDVIDEAGASQRLLPPSRRRRTIGAGDIERIVSKIARIPPKSVSSNDKDKLRQLDRDLKMVIYGQDEAIDSLVAAIKMSRSGLGNAQKPIGSFLFAGPTGVGKTEVTRQLALQLGIELIRFDMSEYMERHTVSRLIGAPPGYVGFDQGGLLTDEVLKHPHAVVLLDEIEKAHPEVFNLLLQVMDHGTLTDNNGRKADFRNVILIMTTNAGASEMDRPSIGFTPQDHAPDGMEAIRRLFTPEFRNRLDAVIQFRQLDPTVVAQVVNKFIFELEAQLHEKGVSLEVDDEARLWLAEKGYDPKMGARPMARVVQEHIKKQLAEELLFGRLANGGHVRVRLGEDALLIEIPETAEKA
- the clpS gene encoding ATP-dependent Clp protease adapter ClpS, which encodes MGQERIEHHRDDGLAVEEAKPRLKPPPLYKVVLLNDDYTPMEFVVEILERFFRMNREQATQVMLHVHTRGKGVCGVYTREIAETKVAQVNDYSREHQHPLLCTMEEA
- a CDS encoding cold-shock protein, producing the protein MPIGTVKWFSNAKGYGFIEPEGGGEDVFAHFSAIEAEGYRTLKEGQKVSYEVNQGPKGLQASSIRTEDGPPA
- the icd gene encoding NADP-dependent isocitrate dehydrogenase; this translates as MAYQHISIPADGERITVNDDNSLKVPDRPIVAYIEGDGIGVDITPVMLKVIDAAVEKAYGGQRRIAWMEIFAGEKANRVYGENTWLPEETVEAIRDYAVAIKGPLTTPVGGGIRSLNVALRQQLDLYVCLRPVRYYDGTPSPLREPEKTDMVIFRENSEDIYAGIEWPAGSAEAQRVIRFLQEEMGVEKIRFPETSGIGVKPVSQEGTERLVRKALQYAIDQDRDSVTLVHKGNIMKFTEGAFKNWGYDLARREFGATEKDGGPWLSFGNPKTGREIVVKDVIADAFLQKILLDPEDCDVIATLNLNGDYISDAAAAQVGGIGISPGANLSDKVGLFEATHGTAPDVAGKDLANPSSLILSAEMLLRHIDWQEAADRVVKGVAGAIASKQVTFDLARALDGATELSCSAYGDAVIANM